Proteins encoded in a region of the Suricata suricatta isolate VVHF042 chromosome 10, meerkat_22Aug2017_6uvM2_HiC, whole genome shotgun sequence genome:
- the DCTN2 gene encoding dynactin subunit 2 isoform X1, with the protein MADPKYADLPGIARNEPDVYETSDLPEDDQAEFDAELEELTSTSVEHIIVNPNAAYDKFKDKRVGTKGLDFSDRIGKTKRTGYESGDYEMLGEGLGVKETPQQKYQRLLHEVQELTTEVEKIKTTVKESATEEKLTPVVLARQLAALKQQLVASHLEKLLGPDAAINLTDPDGALAKRLLLQLEATKNSKGAGSGGKTTSGTPADCSLVTYELHSRPEQDRFSQAAKVAELEKRLTELEATVRCDQDAQNPLSAGLQGASLMETVELLQAKVNALDLAVLDQVEARLQSVLGKVNEIAKHKASIEDADTQSKVHQLYETIQRWSPIASTLPELVQRLVTIKQLHEQAMQFGQLLTHLDTTQQMIASSLKDNTTLLTQVQTTMCENLSTVEGNFANIDERMKKLGK; encoded by the exons GAGCTG GAGGAGCTGACGAGCACAAGTGTGGAGCACATCATTGTCAATCCCAATGCTGCCTATGACAAGTTCAAAGACAAGAGAGTGGGGACAAAGGGACTTG ATTTCTCAGATCGTATTGGAAAAACCAAGAGAACAGGATATGAATCTGGAGACTATGAGATG CTTGGAGAGGGTCTGGGAGTGAAGGAGACCCCACAGCAAAAGTACCAGCGACTACTGCATGAGGTCCAAGAGCTGACAACTGAAGTTGAGAAAATCAAG ACAACGGTGAAGGAGTCAGCCACTGAGGAGAAGCTGACCCCCGTGGTATTGGCTAGACAGCTAGCAGCCCTGAAGCAGCAGCTCGTTGCATCCCACCTGGAGAAGCTGCTAGGACCGGATGCAGCAATCAACCTCACTGACCCTGATGGAGCTCTGGCTAA GCGCTTACTGCTGCAGCTGGAAGCAACAAAAAACAGCAAAGGAGCCGGTTCAGGGGGAAAGACCACCAGTGGGACCCCTGCAGATTGTAGCCTTGTCACTTATGAACTACATTCTCGGCCTGAACAGGACAGATTCTCTCAAGCTGCCAAA gTTGCAGAACTTGAGAAGCGCCTGACAGAGCTGGAAGCGACCGTCCGCTGTGACCAGGACGCTCAG AATCCCCTTTCAGCAGGTCTACAGGGAGCCTCTCTTATG gagacTGTAGAGCTGTTGCAAGCAAAGGTGAACGCCCTGGACCTGGCAGTTTTGGACCAAGTGGAGGCTCGGCTACAG AGTGTCCTGGGAAAGGTGAATGAGATTGCCAAGCATAAAGCTTCCATAGAGGATGCAGATACACAAAGCAAG GTGCACCAGCTATATGAAACCATACAGCGCTGGAGCCCCATCGCCTCCACGCTTCCTGAGCTGGTGCAGAGACTTGTCACCATCAAGCAGCTGCATGAGCAAG CCATGCAGTTTGGTCAGCTCCTAACACACTTGGATACCACACAGCAGATGATTGCTAGTTCCCTCAAGGACAACACCACCCTCTTGACCCAG GTGCAGACAACCATGTGTGAAAACCTGTCCACAGTTGAGGGGAATTTTGCCAACATTGATGAACGGATGAAGAAACTGGGAAAGTGA
- the DCTN2 gene encoding dynactin subunit 2 isoform X2: MADPKYADLPGIARNEPDVYETSDLPEDDQAEFDAEELTSTSVEHIIVNPNAAYDKFKDKRVGTKGLDFSDRIGKTKRTGYESGDYEMLGEGLGVKETPQQKYQRLLHEVQELTTEVEKIKTTVKESATEEKLTPVVLARQLAALKQQLVASHLEKLLGPDAAINLTDPDGALAKRLLLQLEATKNSKGAGSGGKTTSGTPADCSLVTYELHSRPEQDRFSQAAKVAELEKRLTELEATVRCDQDAQNPLSAGLQGASLMETVELLQAKVNALDLAVLDQVEARLQSVLGKVNEIAKHKASIEDADTQSKVHQLYETIQRWSPIASTLPELVQRLVTIKQLHEQAMQFGQLLTHLDTTQQMIASSLKDNTTLLTQVQTTMCENLSTVEGNFANIDERMKKLGK, translated from the exons GAGGAGCTGACGAGCACAAGTGTGGAGCACATCATTGTCAATCCCAATGCTGCCTATGACAAGTTCAAAGACAAGAGAGTGGGGACAAAGGGACTTG ATTTCTCAGATCGTATTGGAAAAACCAAGAGAACAGGATATGAATCTGGAGACTATGAGATG CTTGGAGAGGGTCTGGGAGTGAAGGAGACCCCACAGCAAAAGTACCAGCGACTACTGCATGAGGTCCAAGAGCTGACAACTGAAGTTGAGAAAATCAAG ACAACGGTGAAGGAGTCAGCCACTGAGGAGAAGCTGACCCCCGTGGTATTGGCTAGACAGCTAGCAGCCCTGAAGCAGCAGCTCGTTGCATCCCACCTGGAGAAGCTGCTAGGACCGGATGCAGCAATCAACCTCACTGACCCTGATGGAGCTCTGGCTAA GCGCTTACTGCTGCAGCTGGAAGCAACAAAAAACAGCAAAGGAGCCGGTTCAGGGGGAAAGACCACCAGTGGGACCCCTGCAGATTGTAGCCTTGTCACTTATGAACTACATTCTCGGCCTGAACAGGACAGATTCTCTCAAGCTGCCAAA gTTGCAGAACTTGAGAAGCGCCTGACAGAGCTGGAAGCGACCGTCCGCTGTGACCAGGACGCTCAG AATCCCCTTTCAGCAGGTCTACAGGGAGCCTCTCTTATG gagacTGTAGAGCTGTTGCAAGCAAAGGTGAACGCCCTGGACCTGGCAGTTTTGGACCAAGTGGAGGCTCGGCTACAG AGTGTCCTGGGAAAGGTGAATGAGATTGCCAAGCATAAAGCTTCCATAGAGGATGCAGATACACAAAGCAAG GTGCACCAGCTATATGAAACCATACAGCGCTGGAGCCCCATCGCCTCCACGCTTCCTGAGCTGGTGCAGAGACTTGTCACCATCAAGCAGCTGCATGAGCAAG CCATGCAGTTTGGTCAGCTCCTAACACACTTGGATACCACACAGCAGATGATTGCTAGTTCCCTCAAGGACAACACCACCCTCTTGACCCAG GTGCAGACAACCATGTGTGAAAACCTGTCCACAGTTGAGGGGAATTTTGCCAACATTGATGAACGGATGAAGAAACTGGGAAAGTGA
- the MBD6 gene encoding methyl-CpG-binding domain protein 6 isoform X1, with the protein MNGGNESSGADRAGGPVATSVPIGWQRCVREGAVFYISPSGTELSSLEQTRSYLLSDGTCKCGLECPLNVPKVFNFDPLAPVTLGGAGVGPASEEDMTKLCNHRRKAVAMATLYRSMETTCSHSSPGEGASPQMFHTVSPGPPSARPPCRVPPATPLNGGPGSLPPEPPSVPQAFPPLAGPGGLFPPPRLPDPVPSGGSSSPCFLPRGNAPSPAPPPPPAISLNAPSYNWGAALRSSLVPPDLGSSPAPHASSSPPSDPSLFHCSDALTPPPLPPSNNLPGPPGPPGPATQPPVSSATMHLPLVLGPLGGAPTVEGPGAPPFLASSLLSAAAKAQHPLLPPPSTLPGRRPRAQTPSASHSSSPRPSQRRPRRPPTVLRLLEGGGPQAPRRSRPRAPAPAPQPFPLPEPSQPILPSVLSLLGLPTPGPSHSDGSFNLLGSDAHLPPPPALSSGSPPQPRHPIPPSLPGTTSGSLSSVPGAPAPPAASKAPLVPSPVLQSPSEGLGMGAGPACPLPPLAGGEAFPFPSPEQGLALSGASFPGMLGALPLPLSLGQPPPSPLLSHSLFGVLAGGGGQPPPEPLLPPPGGPGPPLAPGEPEGPSLLVASLLPPHPSDLLQPPSAPPSNLLASFLPLLALGPTAGDGEGSAEGAGGPSGETFSGLGDLPPLLFPPLSAPPTLIALNSALLAASLDPPSGTPPQPCVLSAPQPGPPTSSVTTATTDPGASSLGKAPSNSGRPPQLLSPLLSASLLGDLSSLTSSPGTLPSLLQPPGPLLSGQLGLQLLPGGGAPPPLSEASSPLACLLQSLQIPPEQPEAPCLPPQSPTSALEPEPARPPLSALAPPHSSPDPPVPELLTGRGSGKRGRRGGGGLRGINGEARPGRGRKPGSRREPGRLALKWGARGGFNGQMERSPRRTHHWQHNGELPEGGVEPKDPSPPGPHSEDLKSAFSQVPPGVVRKSRRGRRRKYNPARNSSSSRQDVTLDPSPTTRAAVPLPPRARPGRPAKNKRRKLAP; encoded by the exons ATGAATGGGGGCAATGAGAGCAGTGGAGCAGACAGAGCTGGGGGCCCTGTGGCCACATCTGTCCCCATCGGCTGGCAGCGCTGTGTTCGAGAGGGTGCTGTGTTCTATATCAG CCCAAGTGGCACAGAGCTGTCTTCCTTGGAGCAAACCCGGAGCTACCTCCTCAGCGATGGGACCTGCAAGTGCGGTCTGGAGTGTCCACTCAATGTCCCCAAG GTTTTCAACTTTGACCCTTTGGCCCCGGTGaccctgggtggggctggggtggggcccgCATCAGAGGAGGACATGACCAAGCTGTGCAACCACCGGCGGAAAGCTGTTGCCATGGCAACTCTGTACAGAAGCATGGAGaccacctgctcacactcttctccTG GAGAGGGAGCGAGCCCCCAAATGTTCCACACTGTGTCCCCAGGGCCTCCCTCTGCCCGCCCTCCCTGTCGAGTCCCTCCTGCAACTCCACTTAATGGGGGTCCTGGCTCCCTTCCCCCAGAACCGCCCTCAGTTCCACAGGCCTTCCCCCCTCTAGCAGGCCCTGGGGGGCTCTTCCCACCACCAAGGCTTCCTGACCCAGTCCCCTCTGGAGGCAGCAGCAGCCCCTGTTTCCTTCCAAGGGGCAAtgccccctctccagccccacctcctccacctgctATCAGCCTCAATGCTCCCTCTTACAACTGGGGAGCTGCCCTCCGATCCAGCCTCGTGCCCCCTGACCTGGGCTCCTCTCCAGCTCCTCATGCCTCCTCCTCGCCACCTTCAGACCCTTCTCTCTTCCACTGTAGTGATGCCTTAacgccccctcctctgcccccaagCAATAATCTCCCTGGTCCCCCTGGCCCCCCTGGTCCTGCCACTCAGCCACCAGTGTCTTCAGCCACTATGCACCTGCCCCTGGTCTTGGGACCCCTGGGAGGGGCCCCCACGGTGGAGGGGCCTGGGGCACCTCCCTTCCTTGCTAGCAGCCTACTCTCCGCAGCAGCCAAGGCACAGCaccccctgctcccccctcccagcACTTTACCGGGCCGAAGGCCCCGTGCCCAGACACCCTCAGCTTCCCACTCCTCATCACCCCGTCCCTCTCAACGTCGTCCCCGCAGACCCCCAACGGTATTGCGATTGCTAGAAGGGGGAGGCCCTCAAGCCCCTAGACGGAGCCGTCCTCGGGCCCCTGCTCCCGCCCCGCAACCCTTTCCTCTCCCTGAGCCATCCCAACCTATTCTCCCTTCTGTGCTGTCCCTGCTGGGactccccacccctggcccttCCCACTCTGATGGAAGCTTTAACCTTTTGGGGTCAGATGcacaccttcctcctcccccagccctctcctcagggagccctccccagcccaggcacCCTATCCCGCCCTCCCTGCCTGGGACCACCAGTGGCAGCCTCAGCAGTGTGCCAG gtgcccctgccccaccagctGCCTCCAAAGCCCCCCTAGTCCCCAGCCCTGTGCTTCAAAGCCCATCTGAAGGGCTTGGGATGGGGGCGGGCCCagcctgccctctgcctcccctggcTGGTGGGGAGGCTTTCCCTTTCCCTAGCCCTGAGCAGGGCCTGGCGCTGAGTGGAGCCAGCTTCCCGGGGATGCTAGGGGCCTTGCCTCTCCCTCTGAGTCTGGGGCAACCTCCACCTTCTCCATTGCTCAGCCACAGTTTATTTGGCgtgctggctgggggagggggacaaccTCCCCCTGAGCCCTTGCTACCCCCACCAGGGGGACCTGGCCCTCCCCTAGCCCCAGGCGAACCTGAAGGGCCTTCGCTTTTGGTGGCTTCCCTGCTTCCACCACACCCCTCAGACCTTCTTCAGCCCCCTTCTGCACCTCCTAGCAACCTCCTTGCCTCTTTCTTGCCCCTGTTGGCCCTGGGCCCCAcagctggggatggggagggctcTGCAGAGGGAGCCGGGGGTCCAAGTGGGGAGACATTTTCAGGTTTGGGAGACCTGCCCCCCCTACTGTTCCCCCCACTCTCAGCCCCCCCCACCCTCATAGCTTTAAATTCTGCGCTGCTGGCTGCCAGCCTGGACCCCCCCTCGGGGACACCCCCCCAG CCCTGTGTCCTGAGTGCTCCCCAACCTGGACCACCTACCTCCAGTGTCACCACGGCAACTACTGACCCGGGGGCCTCCTCTCTGGGCAAGGCCCCCTCCAACTCAGGGAGACCCCCCCAACTCCTTAGCCCTCTGCTGAGTGCCAGCCTGCTGG GTGATCTGTCTTCGCTGACCAGCAGCCCTGGAACCCTCCCCAGCCTGTTGCAGCCTCCTGGCCCTCTTCTCTCTGGCCAGCTGGGGCTGCAGCTCCTCCCTGGGGGGGGAGCTCCTCCACCCCTCTCAGAGGCTTCTAGTCCCCTCGCCTGCCTGCTACAGAGTCTCCAG ATTCCTCCAGAGCAGCCAGAAGCCCCTTGTCTGCCCCCTCAGAGCCCCACCTCAGCCCTGGAACCAGAGCCTGCCCGACCTCCCCTCAGTGCCTTAGCCCCACCCCACAGTTCTCCTGATCCCCCAGTCCCTGAGCTGCTCactgggagggggtcagggaaaCGGGGccggaggggaggagggggacttAGGGGCATTAATGGTGAGGCCAGGCCTGGCCGGGGCCGGAAGCCTGGTAGCCGACGGGAGCCTGGCCGACTGGCCCTCAAGTGGGGGGCACGTGGTGGCTTCAATGGACAAATGGAACGGTCCCCAAGAAGGACCCATCACTGGCAGCATAATGGGGAGCTGCCTGAAGGGGGTGTTGAACCCAAGGATCCATCCCCTCCTGGACCCCATTCTGAGGACCTTAAG TCTGCGTtttcccaggtgcccccaggggtAGTCAGAAAGTCTCGTCGTGGCCGGAGGAGAAAATACAA CCCTGCTCGGAACAGCAGTAGCTCCCGCCAGGATGTTACCTTGGACCCCAGTCCCACGACCCGC GCGgctgtccctctgcctccccgGGCCCGCCCTGGCCGTCCTGCCAAAAACAAGAGGAGGAAACTGGCCCCTTAG
- the MBD6 gene encoding methyl-CpG-binding domain protein 6 isoform X2, translating to MNGGNESSGADRAGGPVATSVPIGWQRCVREGAVFYISPSGTELSSLEQTRSYLLSDGTCKCGLECPLNVPKVFNFDPLAPVTLGGAGVGPASEEDMTKLCNHRRKAVAMATLYRSMETTCSHSSPGEGASPQMFHTVSPGPPSARPPCRVPPATPLNGGPGSLPPEPPSVPQAFPPLAGPGGLFPPPRLPDPVPSGGSSSPCFLPRGNAPSPAPPPPPAISLNAPSYNWGAALRSSLVPPDLGSSPAPHASSSPPSDPSLFHCSDALTPPPLPPSNNLPGPPGPPGPATQPPVSSATMHLPLVLGPLGGAPTVEGPGAPPFLASSLLSAAAKAQHPLLPPPSTLPGRRPRAQTPSASHSSSPRPSQRRPRRPPTVLRLLEGGGPQAPRRSRPRAPAPAPQPFPLPEPSQPILPSVLSLLGLPTPGPSHSDGSFNLLGSDAHLPPPPALSSGSPPQPRHPIPPSLPGTTSGSLSSVPGAPAPPAASKAPLVPSPVLQSPSEGLGMGAGPACPLPPLAGGEAFPFPSPEQGLALSGASFPGMLGALPLPLSLGQPPPSPLLSHSLFGVLAGGGGQPPPEPLLPPPGGPGPPLAPGEPEGPSLLVASLLPPHPSDLLQPPSAPPSNLLASFLPLLALGPTAGDGEGSAEGAGGPSGETFSGLGDLPPLLFPPLSAPPTLIALNSALLAASLDPPSGTPPQPCVLSAPQPGPPTSSVTTATTDPGASSLGKAPSNSGRPPQLLSPLLSASLLGDLSSLTSSPGTLPSLLQPPGPLLSGQLGLQLLPGGGAPPPLSEASSPLACLLQSLQIPPEQPEAPCLPPQSPTSALEPEPARPPLSALAPPHSSPDPPVPELLTGRGSGKRGRRGGGGLRGINGEARPGRGRKPGSRREPGRLALKWGARGGFNGQMERSPRRTHHWQHNGELPEGGVEPKDPSPPGPHSEDLKVPPGVVRKSRRGRRRKYNPARNSSSSRQDVTLDPSPTTRAAVPLPPRARPGRPAKNKRRKLAP from the exons ATGAATGGGGGCAATGAGAGCAGTGGAGCAGACAGAGCTGGGGGCCCTGTGGCCACATCTGTCCCCATCGGCTGGCAGCGCTGTGTTCGAGAGGGTGCTGTGTTCTATATCAG CCCAAGTGGCACAGAGCTGTCTTCCTTGGAGCAAACCCGGAGCTACCTCCTCAGCGATGGGACCTGCAAGTGCGGTCTGGAGTGTCCACTCAATGTCCCCAAG GTTTTCAACTTTGACCCTTTGGCCCCGGTGaccctgggtggggctggggtggggcccgCATCAGAGGAGGACATGACCAAGCTGTGCAACCACCGGCGGAAAGCTGTTGCCATGGCAACTCTGTACAGAAGCATGGAGaccacctgctcacactcttctccTG GAGAGGGAGCGAGCCCCCAAATGTTCCACACTGTGTCCCCAGGGCCTCCCTCTGCCCGCCCTCCCTGTCGAGTCCCTCCTGCAACTCCACTTAATGGGGGTCCTGGCTCCCTTCCCCCAGAACCGCCCTCAGTTCCACAGGCCTTCCCCCCTCTAGCAGGCCCTGGGGGGCTCTTCCCACCACCAAGGCTTCCTGACCCAGTCCCCTCTGGAGGCAGCAGCAGCCCCTGTTTCCTTCCAAGGGGCAAtgccccctctccagccccacctcctccacctgctATCAGCCTCAATGCTCCCTCTTACAACTGGGGAGCTGCCCTCCGATCCAGCCTCGTGCCCCCTGACCTGGGCTCCTCTCCAGCTCCTCATGCCTCCTCCTCGCCACCTTCAGACCCTTCTCTCTTCCACTGTAGTGATGCCTTAacgccccctcctctgcccccaagCAATAATCTCCCTGGTCCCCCTGGCCCCCCTGGTCCTGCCACTCAGCCACCAGTGTCTTCAGCCACTATGCACCTGCCCCTGGTCTTGGGACCCCTGGGAGGGGCCCCCACGGTGGAGGGGCCTGGGGCACCTCCCTTCCTTGCTAGCAGCCTACTCTCCGCAGCAGCCAAGGCACAGCaccccctgctcccccctcccagcACTTTACCGGGCCGAAGGCCCCGTGCCCAGACACCCTCAGCTTCCCACTCCTCATCACCCCGTCCCTCTCAACGTCGTCCCCGCAGACCCCCAACGGTATTGCGATTGCTAGAAGGGGGAGGCCCTCAAGCCCCTAGACGGAGCCGTCCTCGGGCCCCTGCTCCCGCCCCGCAACCCTTTCCTCTCCCTGAGCCATCCCAACCTATTCTCCCTTCTGTGCTGTCCCTGCTGGGactccccacccctggcccttCCCACTCTGATGGAAGCTTTAACCTTTTGGGGTCAGATGcacaccttcctcctcccccagccctctcctcagggagccctccccagcccaggcacCCTATCCCGCCCTCCCTGCCTGGGACCACCAGTGGCAGCCTCAGCAGTGTGCCAG gtgcccctgccccaccagctGCCTCCAAAGCCCCCCTAGTCCCCAGCCCTGTGCTTCAAAGCCCATCTGAAGGGCTTGGGATGGGGGCGGGCCCagcctgccctctgcctcccctggcTGGTGGGGAGGCTTTCCCTTTCCCTAGCCCTGAGCAGGGCCTGGCGCTGAGTGGAGCCAGCTTCCCGGGGATGCTAGGGGCCTTGCCTCTCCCTCTGAGTCTGGGGCAACCTCCACCTTCTCCATTGCTCAGCCACAGTTTATTTGGCgtgctggctgggggagggggacaaccTCCCCCTGAGCCCTTGCTACCCCCACCAGGGGGACCTGGCCCTCCCCTAGCCCCAGGCGAACCTGAAGGGCCTTCGCTTTTGGTGGCTTCCCTGCTTCCACCACACCCCTCAGACCTTCTTCAGCCCCCTTCTGCACCTCCTAGCAACCTCCTTGCCTCTTTCTTGCCCCTGTTGGCCCTGGGCCCCAcagctggggatggggagggctcTGCAGAGGGAGCCGGGGGTCCAAGTGGGGAGACATTTTCAGGTTTGGGAGACCTGCCCCCCCTACTGTTCCCCCCACTCTCAGCCCCCCCCACCCTCATAGCTTTAAATTCTGCGCTGCTGGCTGCCAGCCTGGACCCCCCCTCGGGGACACCCCCCCAG CCCTGTGTCCTGAGTGCTCCCCAACCTGGACCACCTACCTCCAGTGTCACCACGGCAACTACTGACCCGGGGGCCTCCTCTCTGGGCAAGGCCCCCTCCAACTCAGGGAGACCCCCCCAACTCCTTAGCCCTCTGCTGAGTGCCAGCCTGCTGG GTGATCTGTCTTCGCTGACCAGCAGCCCTGGAACCCTCCCCAGCCTGTTGCAGCCTCCTGGCCCTCTTCTCTCTGGCCAGCTGGGGCTGCAGCTCCTCCCTGGGGGGGGAGCTCCTCCACCCCTCTCAGAGGCTTCTAGTCCCCTCGCCTGCCTGCTACAGAGTCTCCAG ATTCCTCCAGAGCAGCCAGAAGCCCCTTGTCTGCCCCCTCAGAGCCCCACCTCAGCCCTGGAACCAGAGCCTGCCCGACCTCCCCTCAGTGCCTTAGCCCCACCCCACAGTTCTCCTGATCCCCCAGTCCCTGAGCTGCTCactgggagggggtcagggaaaCGGGGccggaggggaggagggggacttAGGGGCATTAATGGTGAGGCCAGGCCTGGCCGGGGCCGGAAGCCTGGTAGCCGACGGGAGCCTGGCCGACTGGCCCTCAAGTGGGGGGCACGTGGTGGCTTCAATGGACAAATGGAACGGTCCCCAAGAAGGACCCATCACTGGCAGCATAATGGGGAGCTGCCTGAAGGGGGTGTTGAACCCAAGGATCCATCCCCTCCTGGACCCCATTCTGAGGACCTTAAG gtgcccccaggggtAGTCAGAAAGTCTCGTCGTGGCCGGAGGAGAAAATACAA CCCTGCTCGGAACAGCAGTAGCTCCCGCCAGGATGTTACCTTGGACCCCAGTCCCACGACCCGC GCGgctgtccctctgcctccccgGGCCCGCCCTGGCCGTCCTGCCAAAAACAAGAGGAGGAAACTGGCCCCTTAG